In one Nicotiana tomentosiformis chromosome 6, ASM39032v3, whole genome shotgun sequence genomic region, the following are encoded:
- the LOC117278109 gene encoding secreted RxLR effector protein 161-like, translating to MIHQQKYIKELLKKFNMDSSKFIDTPIATTTNLDLDEEGKSVEHKLYKGMIGSLLYLTTSRLDIVFGVGLCARFQANPKESHLKAVKRILRYTKWTPNLCLWYTRGHNFDLVGYADADYVRFHVDRKSTSGTTHFLGSFMVSWGMKKQNSMALSTTEVEYVAAVSYYAQLL from the coding sequence ATGATACATCAGCAAAAATATATCAAAGAActattgaagaagttcaacatggaTTCCTCTAAGTTCATTGACACACCCATTGCAACTACAACAAATCTGGACCTTGATGAAGAAGGGAAAAGTGTGGAACATAAACTATACAAAGGAATGATTGGGTCACTGTTGTACCTCACAACAAGTAGGCTTGATATAGTATTTGGTGTGGGAttatgtgcaagatttcaggcaaatcccaaGGAATCCCACCTGAAGGCTGTCAAAAGGATACTAAGATATACTAAGTGGACCCCTAACCTCTGTCTATGGTATACCAGAGGGCACAACTTTGATCTAGTTGGTTATGCTGATGCTGACTATGTAAGGTTTCATGTTGACAGGAAAAGCACTTCAGGAACAACTCATTTTCTAGGTTCTTTTATGGTGTCTTGGGGAATGAAGAAGCAAAACTCAATGGCCTTATCTACAACTGAGGTTGAATATGTGGCAGCAGTATCCTACTATGCTCAGTTGCTATAG